The Sulfuricella sp. genomic interval GAAGGGATTGAAAGCTGGAGCAAATGCTGCAAATAAATTTGCCGCGGCGTGGATTCAAGAATGTCCGCTCCGCGCACAACATGGGTAATGCCTTGCTCCGCATCATCCACCACCACCGCCAACTGGTAAGCGAACAAACCATCCGCCCGGAGCAAAACAAAGTCACCCACATCTGTTTCCAGGTGCTGCCCATAATCGCCCAATAAACGGTCACAAAAGTGGATGGGTTTATTGTCCGTTACCAGGCGCAAGGCATGAATTGCCTTCCCGTCGCGCATGCCATGCCGGCAGCGGCCCGGGTAAACCAGCCCGGATGACGGCCCGGGAGCAGAATCAGCAATTTCTCGCCTCGAACAATTGCAGGGATACAATGCTCCCTGTTGCTGCAAATTTTCCAGGGCAGCACGGTATGCCTCCCCACGCCGGCTTTGATACATCACCTCCCCGTCCCAGAACAAACCAAACGCCTCCAGCATTCGCAATATGTCGTCCGCAGCTCCTGCCACCACCCGTGGTGGATCCAAATCTTCCAT includes:
- the gluQRS gene encoding tRNA glutamyl-Q(34) synthetase GluQRS, which codes for MFFWCKIPPVSTKISHYRGRFAPSPTGVLHFGSLVAAVGSFLDARSCQGAWLVRMEDLDPPRVVAGAADDILRMLEAFGLFWDGEVMYQSRRGEAYRAALENLQQQGALYPCNCSRREIADSAPGPSSGLVYPGRCRHGMRDGKAIHALRLVTDNKPIHFCDRLLGDYGQHLETDVGDFVLLRADGLFAYQLAVVVDDAEQGITHVVRGADILESTPRQIYLQHLLQLSIPSYLHLPVAVNAQGEKLSKQTLAPALNSREPVAQLFRVLEFLGQSPPLGLASADLADFWSWAIANWAVHKIPPQRIRSAQ